The DNA segment TGCATCAACTCCACCCACCAGAATGCAACATCCACCGTCCAGATAGTTGCGACCGTCCAAACAAACTCCAGCTCGGAGTATTGTTCCTTGGTCTCAGCTTCCTCTCCATCGGCAGCGGTGGAATACGACCTTGTAGCATCCCTTTCGGAGTGGACCAATTTGACCAACGAACCGAGAAAGGCCTCAAAGGAATGGCCAGTTACTTCAATTGGTACTACTTAACTTTCTCCATCGTTCTCATCGTTTCGCATACCGTCATTGTGTACATACAGGACAACATCAGCTGGACCGTTGGGTTTAGCATTCCGACCGGTTTAATGGCTTGCTCGATCGTTTTGTTCTTTGTTGGTACGCGATTTTACGTGTATGTCAAACCGGAAGGGAGTGCATTCTCTAGTATTGCTCGAGTCATTTTAGCGGCTCATAAGAAACGGAACCTCAAGCTTCCAGTGGAGGATGATGGAACGGTGGAGTATTATGACCCACCACTTAAACCTGGAGTGTTATCCAAGTTACCACTCACCAACCAATACAAGTATCTACTCATATACTTTTCTGTTaacgtttgattttttttctaaaagcatataatattatttaagctAAAATGTATTGGCTTCCGTTTAGGTTCCTAGACAAAGCGGCGGTGATCACAGAGGGTGATCTCACAACCGCTGGAGTTCCGGTGAATAAGTGGAGGCTATGTAGCGTTCAAGAAGTTGAAGAGGTCAAGTGTTTGATCAGAATCATTCCGGTTTGGTCTGCTGGAATAATCTCCGTTGTTACAATGTCCACACAAGTAACTTTCATCGTCCCTCAAGCTATGAAAATGGATCGACACATGGGTCCTCACTTCGAGATCCCGGCAGGTTCCGTGTCCGTCATCTCTTTCATTACAATAGGCATTTGGTTGCCTATCTACGACCGCGTCATAGTCCCTTCCCTTTGGCGAATTCGCAAGTTCAGGGTCACGCTTCTGCAGCGGATGGGGATAGGGATCGTCTTCGGCATCGTGTCCATGTTCACTGCGGCGATAGTGGAAAGAGTGAGGCGGACACAGGCCTTGAAAATGACGCAGATGTCGGTGTTTTGGTTGGCGTGGCAGCTGGTTCTGATGGGACTCTCCGAGTCGTTCAACTACATTG comes from the Brassica napus cultivar Da-Ae chromosome A7, Da-Ae, whole genome shotgun sequence genome and includes:
- the LOC106437029 gene encoding protein NRT1/ PTR FAMILY 2.12 — its product is MEVLENAKNPNNSPERKRGGWISISFILGNETLERMGTIGLSANFMAYLTNVFHMKLVDASNVFNLWLGLSNLAPLLGAIISDAYAGRFKTIAYASFFSLLGLMTVTLTAWLHQLHPPECNIHRPDSCDRPNKLQLGVLFLGLSFLSIGSGGIRPCSIPFGVDQFDQRTEKGLKGMASYFNWYYLTFSIVLIVSHTVIVYIQDNISWTVGFSIPTGLMACSIVLFFVGTRFYVYVKPEGSAFSSIARVILAAHKKRNLKLPVEDDGTVEYYDPPLKPGVLSKLPLTNQYKFLDKAAVITEGDLTTAGVPVNKWRLCSVQEVEEVKCLIRIIPVWSAGIISVVTMSTQVTFIVPQAMKMDRHMGPHFEIPAGSVSVISFITIGIWLPIYDRVIVPSLWRIRKFRVTLLQRMGIGIVFGIVSMFTAAIVERVRRTQALKMTQMSVFWLAWQLVLMGLSESFNYIGQIEFFNSQFPEHMRSLANSLFPLSFAASHYLTSLLVTTVHKFSGGKDKPAWLDNDLNKGRLDYFYYMIAGLGVVNLVYFWYCARSYQYKAGSQIEDLAEEKSLVD